TGTGCTTGGTACGCGCTTTACGAATGCGCGCGGATTCCAAGTCGAATCGCGCCGCGGAAGCGGTGGGTTCATCTCCATCACACGTGCGGTGGAAGAACGGCTTCTTCCGCAGGTCATACGCCATATCGATGAGGAGATGACGCGCGAAGAGCTGGCATCGTATGTGCAGACGCTTGCCAAGCGCGGTGAGATCACGATGCGTGAGGGCACGATGGTGATGGCGGTGGCAAGATATGCGTATGAGCATGCCGAGCCTGCCGCACGGGTAGAGCTATTAAGAGAGATGCTTTATCCTCTTTTGAACAGTAGTCGATAAGCGGTGAAAGGAGGTCCCCGATGGCGAAGAAAAAGACGGCATATTTTTGCCAGGAATGTGGAAACGAATCGCCCAAGTGGGTAGGCAGATGCTCTGCCTGCGGTGCTTGGAACAGCATGGTAGAAGAAGTCATCGTCAAAGATATGGCGAGATCAAGCGGTGGTCTTAGTCTGGGCTTGTCGGAAGGCAGCGCGCCGATGAAGATACGCGAGGTAGAAACGGAAGAATCTCCGCGTATGGGAACAGGCTCGGGTGAGCTTGACCGTGTATTGGGCGGCGGACTTCTCGCAGGATCCTTGACGCTCGTCGTCGGCGACCCCGGTGTGGGCAAGTCGAGCATGACGATCAAGGTGTGCGCCGACCTTGCCAAAACAGAAGGCACCATTCTCTACGTCACGGGCGAAGAAAGTGCCAGACAGGTCAAGATGCGCGCCGAACGATTGGGTGCGCTAGCATACGATCTCTATATATTAAGTGAAACGAACCTCGATACGATCGAAGCGCAGACGATGAAGCTTCAGCCGCGCCTTCTCGTCATCGACTCGATCCAGACGGTATTTCGTCCCGATATCGAAAGTGCGCCCGGCAGTATCAGCCAAGTACGCGAATGTGCCGTACAGCTCCTCAGGATCGCCAAGGCGAACTCTATCGCCGTTATCTTAGTCGGCCACGTGCTCAAAGACGGCTCGCTCGCAGGGCCGCGTGCGCTTGAGCATATCGTCGATACGGTGCTTTATTTTGAAGGCGACCGCAATGCACAGTACCGCGTCCTGCGGGCGGTGAAGAACCGTTTCGGCTCAACGAACGAGATAGGCCTCTTTGAGATGAACAGCCGCGGTCTTGTCGATGTGCCCGATGCGTCGAAGCTCTTTTTGTCGGAGCGTCCCGACGATATGCCGGGCAGCGTCGTAACGGCGTCGATGGAAGGCACGCGCCCTGTCCTCGTCGAAGTACAGTCGCTCGTGAGCGAATCGCAGTTCATGCCGCCGCGCCGTACATCGGACAATATCGACATCAAGCGGATACAGCTTTTATTGGCGGTGCTCGAAAAACGAGTCGGACTTCGCATCGGTAACTCGGACGTATTCGTCAAAGTCGCGGGCGGTATCAAAGTAGATGAACCTGCCGTAGACCTTGCCGCGGCGATCGCGCTCGCATCGAGCTACCGTAACCGCTCCGTCAGCGCAGGCACCGTCGTCATCGGCGAAGTCGGTCTGGCAGGCGAGGTGCGCGCCGTCGCAGGGGCAGAGGTGCGCATCCGCGAAGCCGCACGGATGGGATTCCATACGATGATCCTTCCGAGGAGCAACCTCAAGGGCTTGGAACGGAAAGAAAAAATCAAACTTATCGGAGTAGAAACAGTTGCGCAGGCACTCGATGCCGCGCTTGAATAAAGAAAGGCGGAACAGACATTGATCACAACGAACGGATTGACATTGCGCTACGGTAAACGCGCATTATTTGAAGATGTTACTTTGAAATTTACGCCGGGCAACTGCTACGGCCTCATCGGTGCCAACGGCGCAGGAAAATCGACCCTCCTTAAAATTCTCGCAGGCGAGATCGAACCGAGTGCAGGCTCTGTCGACATCACACCGGGCGAACGCCTTGCCGTCCTCAAACAGGATCACGGCGCATACGACGAATTTACGGCACTCGAAACCGTTATCATGGGTCATGAGCGTCTTTATTGCATCATGAAAGAAAAAGAAGAGATCTACATGAAACCCGACTTCTCTGACGAAGACGGTATGCGTGCGGCAGAGCTTGAAGCAGAATTCGCGGAGCTCAACGGATGGGAAGCCGACTCTGATGCGGCGAAGCTTCTCCAAGGCCTCGGCGTTTCGGAAGACCTCCATTATAAAGTGATGAAAGACCTCACGGGCAACGAAAAAGTCCGTGTCCTTCTCGCGCAGGTCCTCTTCGGTAATCCCGATATCCTGCTCCTCGACGAGCCGACCAACCATCTCGACATCTATGCCATCCGCTGGCTCGAAAACTTCCTTGCGGACTTTCCGAATACGGTCATCGTCGTATCGCATGACCGTCACTTCCTCAACCAAGTATGTACCCATATCGCCGACATCGACTTCGGCAAAGTACAGATGTACGTCGGCAACTATGACTTCTGGCTCGCATCGAGCGAACTTGCACTCAAAATGGCACGTGAAGCCAACCGCAAGGTAGAAGAAAAACGCAAAGAGCTTCAGACATTCATTCAGCGATTCAGCGCGAACGCATCGAAATCGAAACAGGCGACCTCGCGTAAAAAATTGCTCGAAAAATTGACGCTCGAAGACATTCGCCCGTCGTCGAGAAAATATCCGTACATCGCGTTCAAACCCGACCGCGAAGCAGGCGACCAGCTCCTTACGGTAGAAGGCATCTCGCATACCGTAGCAGGCGAAAAGCTCCTCAACAACGTCAGCTTCCGCGTCGAAAAAGGTGACAAGATCGCCTTCGTCGGCCCGCACGGCCTTGCTAAAAGTGCCCTCTTTGACATCATCATGGGTCAAGTAGAGCCGGAAGCAGGCTCGTATCAGTGGGGCATC
The nucleotide sequence above comes from Selenomonadales bacterium. Encoded proteins:
- the radA gene encoding DNA repair protein RadA; this translates as MAKKKTAYFCQECGNESPKWVGRCSACGAWNSMVEEVIVKDMARSSGGLSLGLSEGSAPMKIREVETEESPRMGTGSGELDRVLGGGLLAGSLTLVVGDPGVGKSSMTIKVCADLAKTEGTILYVTGEESARQVKMRAERLGALAYDLYILSETNLDTIEAQTMKLQPRLLVIDSIQTVFRPDIESAPGSISQVRECAVQLLRIAKANSIAVILVGHVLKDGSLAGPRALEHIVDTVLYFEGDRNAQYRVLRAVKNRFGSTNEIGLFEMNSRGLVDVPDASKLFLSERPDDMPGSVVTASMEGTRPVLVEVQSLVSESQFMPPRRTSDNIDIKRIQLLLAVLEKRVGLRIGNSDVFVKVAGGIKVDEPAVDLAAAIALASSYRNRSVSAGTVVIGEVGLAGEVRAVAGAEVRIREAARMGFHTMILPRSNLKGLERKEKIKLIGVETVAQALDAALE
- a CDS encoding CtsR family transcriptional regulator; the protein is MSNIADLIEKYILYRMANEEDPTRVVLKRNEIAEEIACAPSQITYVLGTRFTNARGFQVESRRGSGGFISITRAVEERLLPQVIRHIDEEMTREELASYVQTLAKRGEITMREGTMVMAVARYAYEHAEPAARVELLREMLYPLLNSSR
- a CDS encoding ATP-binding cassette domain-containing protein encodes the protein MITTNGLTLRYGKRALFEDVTLKFTPGNCYGLIGANGAGKSTLLKILAGEIEPSAGSVDITPGERLAVLKQDHGAYDEFTALETVIMGHERLYCIMKEKEEIYMKPDFSDEDGMRAAELEAEFAELNGWEADSDAAKLLQGLGVSEDLHYKVMKDLTGNEKVRVLLAQVLFGNPDILLLDEPTNHLDIYAIRWLENFLADFPNTVIVVSHDRHFLNQVCTHIADIDFGKVQMYVGNYDFWLASSELALKMAREANRKVEEKRKELQTFIQRFSANASKSKQATSRKKLLEKLTLEDIRPSSRKYPYIAFKPDREAGDQLLTVEGISHTVAGEKLLNNVSFRVEKGDKIAFVGPHGLAKSALFDIIMGQVEPEAGSYQWGITTSQAYFPRDNHQYFDNIELSLVDWLRQFSPDPDETFVRGFLGRMLFSGEESLKAAKVLSGGERVRCMLAKMMLSGANVLIFDEPTNHLDLESITALNNGLKDFGGTMLFVSHDHEFVQTIANRIIEITPEGIYDRRMTYDEYLDERQAGNLTLSY